In Paludisphaera rhizosphaerae, one DNA window encodes the following:
- a CDS encoding aldose epimerase family protein: MNAFATGVGRAHAALFGWLALMAIVAPASALGDVSGLSKMDFGKTKDGQAVELYTLKNGKITVKIATYGATVVSIEAPDKNGHVDDVTLGFDSLEGYLGEHPYFGATVGRVANRIAKGKFTLDGKDYSLAINNPPNTLHGGVKGFNRVVWKAEPVQSPAGPSVRMTYVSPDGQEGYPGKMTTSVTFTVTANDELRIEYKATTDKATPINLSNHTYFNLGGGSSDSSILDHELTLAASHYTPVDDTLIPTGAIAPVVGTPVDFTKATSIGARIAAMTGDPGGYDHNFALDSKTGALAFGARVYDPKTGRVLEMTTTEPGVQFYSGNFLDGTNVGKKGRVYKKHHGLCLEAQHFPDSIHHANFPNAVLKPGETYTQTTVYKFSTR, from the coding sequence ATGAACGCGTTCGCAACTGGCGTGGGACGCGCCCACGCCGCGCTCTTCGGGTGGCTGGCATTAATGGCGATCGTCGCCCCGGCTTCGGCGCTCGGCGACGTCTCGGGGCTGAGCAAGATGGACTTCGGCAAGACGAAGGACGGCCAGGCGGTCGAACTTTACACGCTCAAGAACGGCAAGATCACCGTCAAGATCGCGACCTACGGCGCGACGGTCGTCTCGATCGAGGCCCCTGACAAGAACGGGCATGTCGACGACGTCACCCTCGGCTTCGACTCGCTCGAAGGCTACCTGGGCGAGCACCCCTACTTCGGCGCAACCGTGGGCCGCGTCGCCAACCGGATCGCCAAGGGGAAGTTCACGCTCGACGGCAAGGACTACTCGCTCGCCATCAACAACCCCCCCAACACGCTTCACGGCGGGGTGAAGGGCTTCAACCGGGTCGTCTGGAAGGCCGAGCCGGTGCAGTCGCCCGCCGGTCCGTCGGTCCGCATGACCTATGTCAGCCCCGACGGCCAGGAGGGCTACCCGGGCAAGATGACGACGAGCGTCACGTTCACCGTCACCGCGAACGACGAGCTGCGGATCGAGTACAAGGCGACGACCGACAAGGCGACGCCCATCAACCTCTCGAACCACACCTACTTCAATCTGGGCGGCGGGTCGTCGGATTCCTCGATCCTCGACCATGAACTGACCCTGGCTGCGTCGCACTACACGCCGGTCGACGACACGCTGATCCCGACCGGTGCGATCGCCCCGGTCGTTGGGACGCCCGTCGACTTCACCAAGGCGACAAGCATCGGCGCCCGGATCGCCGCGATGACGGGCGACCCCGGCGGCTACGACCACAACTTCGCGCTCGACTCCAAGACCGGCGCCCTGGCCTTCGGAGCGCGAGTCTATGACCCCAAGACGGGCCGCGTGCTGGAGATGACCACGACCGAGCCGGGCGTGCAGTTCTACAGCGGCAACTTCCTGGACGGCACGAACGTCGGCAAGAAGGGGCGAGTCTACAAGAAGCACCACGGCCTCTGCCTGGAGGCCCAGCACTTCCCCGACTCGATCCACCACGCCAACTTCCCCAACGCCGTCCTTAAGCCCGGCGAGACCTACACCCAGACGACCGTCTATAAGTTCTCGACCCGCTGA
- a CDS encoding PEP-CTERM sorting domain-containing protein: MTIRLGSFRFAGLFALILAIPGFASADVIVNINSSYYGYAESGLAPTVGQVVTPISEAPGGGLNQLILTAGTYMVTNAYGEVGALYNAFRFNESSSGQNWAWSFLISNESDANKTVLFGMGSALGSSAAEVASQAAVQNFTAYFTLSTNAVLNFMVRDNAVGDNTGGVSLRITQVSGTGIQAVPEPAGLVLLGIGALASIGLAARRRSA; encoded by the coding sequence ATGACGATTCGACTCGGGTCCTTCCGATTCGCCGGTCTGTTCGCGCTCATTCTCGCGATCCCGGGATTCGCCTCGGCCGATGTGATCGTGAACATCAACTCCAGCTACTATGGGTACGCGGAGAGCGGCCTCGCGCCCACGGTTGGCCAGGTCGTCACCCCGATCTCCGAGGCCCCCGGCGGCGGCCTCAATCAACTCATCCTGACGGCCGGCACCTACATGGTGACGAACGCCTACGGCGAGGTCGGCGCGCTCTACAACGCCTTCCGCTTCAACGAGTCGAGCAGCGGCCAGAACTGGGCCTGGAGCTTCCTGATCTCCAACGAGTCCGACGCCAACAAGACGGTCCTCTTCGGCATGGGCTCCGCGCTCGGGTCGAGCGCCGCCGAGGTGGCCTCGCAGGCTGCGGTGCAGAATTTCACCGCCTATTTCACGCTGTCGACGAACGCCGTGCTGAACTTCATGGTTCGCGACAACGCGGTGGGCGACAACACCGGCGGGGTCTCTCTCCGCATCACCCAGGTTTCCGGCACGGGCATCCAGGCTGTTCCCGAACCCGCCGGTCTGGTACTTCTCGGAATCGGGGCGCTGGCCTCCATCGGACTGGCGGCGCGCCGGCGTTCGGCCTGA
- a CDS encoding serine/threonine-protein kinase has translation MLDPTIDATSTDTPSPPPDAPNIPGYVVLELVGRGGMGKVYRARHVDLERIVALKVLVRDPDERSLARFRDEARAVARLQHPNIASLYEAGDADGVPFLIQEFVAGGSLSQKLAATPQDPRHAAEIVEAVSRAIAASHEQGVVHRDLKPGNILLTEDGTPKVTDFGVAKLLDRGGDSGGSPAEHLTRTGEIVGTPAYMPPEQAKGEPGASGVAVDVYATGALLYEMLTGRPPFQSPDVVQTLMMVIWMDPVPPRNLQPKVPRDLETICLKCLEKSPKRRYATALELADDLNRFRNGEAIAARPVGLVERAWRWARRRPWQAAASGLAAAGVVGLAVGFAWVAEKNRQVNKANTDLSQSNAELIAANARLDQARAETEKILDSTLKSLDRHQFGLSDQLKSLPGGEALRIEALDQARQTLDDLDALAPHRPQVTYYLADAYSRLAAAQASAGDLNNSARSYKRARETMGRLAESSTTDRTLQANRGILGFELASILDRLGRGDEADALRSESASTADQMLATAPDHPAVLKLNVLATARKLPDAAESGDDRALVAAMEKMADLYRRLAEREPSESGHAIAAAEWELHRANQLISRNELKEARSILDAVRLPDAPNEPSPPLRRVRAARDEVEAALQAAQGRPEKADAAYRRAIAAYEALAVDFPAGPGDRRRTLTAWWALGDVWTKAGSRDRAAECYRKVEAVARGLVESFPDDVQLKRLLESVPHPPGP, from the coding sequence ATGCTGGACCCGACGATTGATGCGACATCCACAGACACCCCATCCCCCCCGCCAGACGCGCCGAACATCCCGGGATACGTCGTCCTCGAGTTGGTCGGCCGGGGAGGCATGGGGAAGGTCTATCGGGCTCGCCACGTCGACCTGGAACGCATCGTCGCGCTCAAGGTTCTGGTGCGCGACCCGGACGAGCGTTCTTTGGCACGATTTCGCGACGAGGCGAGGGCCGTCGCCCGGCTCCAGCATCCGAACATCGCCTCGCTTTACGAGGCCGGCGACGCCGACGGCGTCCCGTTCCTGATCCAGGAATTCGTGGCGGGCGGCTCGCTCTCGCAGAAGCTGGCCGCGACTCCTCAAGATCCTCGCCACGCGGCTGAGATCGTCGAGGCCGTCTCCCGAGCGATCGCGGCCTCGCACGAGCAGGGCGTCGTCCACCGCGACCTGAAACCAGGGAACATCCTGCTCACCGAGGACGGTACGCCCAAGGTGACCGACTTCGGCGTCGCCAAGCTTCTCGACAGGGGCGGCGATTCAGGCGGTTCTCCGGCGGAGCATCTGACCCGAACGGGCGAGATCGTCGGCACCCCCGCCTACATGCCTCCCGAGCAGGCGAAGGGGGAGCCCGGCGCGTCGGGCGTAGCCGTCGACGTCTATGCGACTGGGGCCTTGCTCTACGAAATGCTGACGGGGCGTCCTCCATTTCAGAGCCCGGACGTCGTTCAGACGCTGATGATGGTCATCTGGATGGACCCCGTCCCGCCCCGAAACTTGCAGCCGAAGGTCCCCCGCGACCTGGAGACGATCTGCCTGAAGTGCCTGGAGAAGTCGCCCAAACGACGATACGCCACGGCCCTTGAACTGGCCGACGACCTGAACCGGTTCCGAAACGGGGAAGCCATCGCCGCACGCCCCGTGGGACTCGTGGAGCGGGCCTGGCGGTGGGCTCGTCGTCGGCCCTGGCAGGCCGCGGCGTCCGGCCTGGCCGCCGCGGGCGTCGTCGGCCTGGCGGTGGGCTTCGCCTGGGTCGCCGAGAAGAACCGGCAGGTCAACAAGGCCAATACGGACCTGTCCCAGAGCAACGCCGAACTCATCGCCGCCAACGCCCGCCTCGACCAGGCTCGGGCCGAAACCGAGAAGATCCTCGATTCCACGCTCAAGTCGCTCGATCGCCACCAGTTCGGGCTCTCCGACCAATTGAAATCGCTGCCGGGAGGCGAGGCTCTCCGGATCGAGGCTCTCGACCAGGCCCGCCAGACGCTCGACGACCTGGACGCTCTGGCCCCCCACCGACCCCAGGTCACCTACTACCTGGCCGACGCCTACTCTCGCCTGGCCGCTGCGCAGGCCTCGGCGGGCGACCTGAACAACTCCGCCCGGTCCTACAAACGGGCGCGCGAGACCATGGGCAGACTCGCCGAAAGCTCGACCACGGATCGGACGCTCCAGGCGAATCGCGGCATCCTGGGCTTCGAACTGGCCTCGATCCTCGATCGGTTGGGGCGCGGGGACGAGGCGGACGCCCTGAGGAGCGAGTCGGCCTCGACCGCCGATCAGATGCTGGCGACGGCCCCGGATCATCCGGCCGTTCTCAAACTCAACGTGCTGGCGACGGCCCGAAAACTGCCCGACGCCGCTGAATCCGGTGACGACAGGGCCCTGGTCGCAGCCATGGAGAAGATGGCGGACCTCTATCGTCGGCTGGCGGAACGCGAACCCTCAGAGTCCGGTCATGCGATCGCCGCCGCGGAGTGGGAACTCCACCGCGCCAACCAACTCATCTCCCGGAACGAGTTGAAGGAGGCCCGGTCGATTCTCGACGCCGTCCGACTCCCCGACGCGCCGAACGAACCATCGCCCCCCCTCCGGAGAGTCCGCGCCGCAAGGGACGAGGTTGAGGCCGCGTTACAAGCGGCCCAGGGAAGGCCGGAAAAGGCAGACGCCGCCTATCGGCGCGCGATTGCAGCCTACGAAGCCCTGGCCGTCGACTTCCCGGCCGGCCCCGGCGACCGCCGCCGGACGCTCACGGCCTGGTGGGCGCTGGGGGACGTCTGGACCAAGGCCGGAAGCAGGGACCGGGCCGCCGAATGTTACCGCAAGGTCGAAGCCGTCGCCCGGGGACTCGTCGAGTCGTTTCCGGACGACGTTCAGTTAAAGAGACTTCTGGAGAGCGTTCCGCACCCGCCGGGGCCTTGA